The following nucleotide sequence is from Chromobacterium rhizoryzae.
AGGAGTGGGGAAGAAAGTCTTTCCTGAAGTTCGCTTTACCCGCCGAGATACTCCTTTCTGCCAATGGCCGTGAGCAATATCAACGCCTGGTGGCGTTTATTGCCAACAAATTGAATCCGGTTCACGGCTACGGTGGTTTCTCATCGATTCTCCCCGCAGACTATCACCAGTACATGCCGTACGAGTACGAGCTAGCCCAGCGTTTCATCGGTCTGGACGTAGATACTCGGGCATTTGTGGCGGGGGCGTTTGAGTTACAACACCACATCAAGGGCGCCAACTGGCTAACTATCCTGGGTGATGGCTTCGTGCAGCAGTTGGGCGGAGAGGCGGCCATTCGTGCGCAACTCGCAGCCTGGCCTGAGATTACCTTTAGCACCTACGCCAGCGGCTTGATGATTCAGGCCGGCGAGTACCCCGACCTTGGCGCACCAGAGGATGGCGCCCCCATCCCCTATGTCGCGGTAAACCGTGCTGTGAAACCAGTGCGCACCACCGAGCCGGGCTCGCTGCACTACTACCTGCCGCAACAGAATGGCTTTGATGAAGCGGAATCCGGTAGCTGGTACGCGCGCTTCGACAACATCCCCCTACCCACCCCGGAGCCTACAGTGGAACACGCTGCACCAGGTGGGCGGTGTGAGGGTGGTCAACCGTGCCCACAGAGCGGCTTCTGGTGGACACCGGCCAAGAAAGGCGCCGAGCGCCATTTCGAACAAGGTGAAGTCATGCCTGATTTCCCGAGTTCAAAGTATGGTGACACGATTTGGTATTTGGACACTGTTTAAGACCATTATGGTGTCATGATGTCGCTGGTGCACCAGCACACTGCAGAATGTCAGGCCGATGCCGCGGTTAGGTTTGCTGCCCACGCTGCCATTCCTGCCAGGTCCAAATAACGACTAGTGTATGCCTTGCGTAGTAATGAAGCCGGTAGCGCCCAGTCCCATTTCTCTCGTTGAAGGTTATCTCTTTCTGAAAACAGGTCAGCCATGCACTCAGGCTGAATGCCTTGTTTCAGGGCTTGGATTATTTCTGCTATCTCTCGGGAGCTCTTCTGAACTTCGACAAAAGGGCCGGCTAGCATGGCTTCAAAGCCGTGATATCTCAGCAAACAAGCAATGGCCTCATTCACATCGTCTCCAAGCCAGGCCAAGACGACTACGCTACTGCCCAAGTCGAGGAACGCCGTCTCGTGCAGCCCAAGCCGATGATAGCTTTGTCGTGCCTCCATCAAAAACTGGGCCGCTGTTGGGTCAAGATAAGCCGGTGAGTCACCGGCCTCCAGCACCTCGCGCATGCGTTGCCTGACTTTGGAATGTGTGCGGCCTGCGCCTCCAGAAAATGCTGGAGCGACACCTCCACGGGCTTTTTCCACAACAACCATTTTCTCGTCTTCGAGCACCTCTTTTACTTTCCACGTCCGGCCACCGAACAGAATCCGCTGGCCCTCGGCCAACATCTGCGATACCGGTAAGGTTCCAAGCGTTCGATTGCCGCAAACGATGCGGAATTCTTCTTCTGAAGCGAATGCGGCAAAAAAGCTGTAGTGATTAACGAATTTTTCACCAAGTTGGCCATGGAGGAGCAAACCAGATGACTCTTGAACCAATAGCTCTTTCTGCCCCATATGGCGAATTAGTGCGACAAACTCATCTTTACTAACGCCGGAGAAGGGGCAACCAGGAGCACAGAGGAACCCGTAGAGCTGACCAATGGTGGCGCCACCGTACTGCGCGATGATGGAGAGCACCTGCTGCACAAGCGTGGACAAGTGCATACCATGTACTACTGGTGGTTCAAACCAGCCCTCTATCAGCAGCGAAATCATCGCAATGGTCTGAACGGTATTTAAGCGCAAGTCCGTAGCCAATGAGGATTTTCCACCTAAAGCATTTTCTATGGTGTAGCCCCGCAGAATGGCAGGCTCACCTTTCCTTCGACCAGAGCGCCCCAAGCGCTGGCGTAGGCTGGCAACTGAAGGAGGAGGGCCAATTTGGGCCACACTCTTGACCGCGCCAATATCAATACCGAGCTCGAGCGTGTTCGTACATATAGCCGAGGCGGGGCGCTCCTTCTGTTTCAAAGCGGCTTCGGTCTCCAGGCGTAACTCTTTGGACAGACTACCGTGATGTGGCCAGAACTCGTTTGGCACCTGTTGTTCATCACAAAAGCGGTTGAGTAAATAGGTGTAGCGTTCGACCTCACGGCGTGAGTTCGGAAAAATGAGGTTGTTAGAGCCTCTCAAGTTTTTGAGGAGATGTGTAGCGATGGCCGCAGGCATCTTGGGTTCAGGGGGCTCTTCATCATCGTCATCCGCGGCCTTGGCGTCATCGACAAAGAAGGTCTTGCTCTGGACGACCAGGGGTTCTTCATAGCCTTTCAGAAGGATGCGCAGCTCCCCACCTTCTGATTTTGATACGACCATCGCTACGCCTGCTCTACCGCCGGGACGGAGAAACTCCGCAGCTAGATTCATATCCCCCAACGTTGCAGATAGCCCAATTCGCGGAGTTGTTCTCTTGATGGCGGTGTCAATCCGATGTAGCAGTGACTGTAGTTGTTTACCCCGTTCCGAGCCGATAAATGCATGCAGCTCATCAATCACGAAATAGGCCACACGCTCGAACAGGGCTGCAACTGCCG
It contains:
- a CDS encoding DEAD/DEAH box helicase, which translates into the protein MASRTSNSFFLLDERIQRFLWQEQWEALREAQEAAIPLIVGADRDVIVAAATAAGKTEAAFLPALTHLLQQETPALIVYISPLKALINDQFGRLERLCEQLEIPVWPWHGDIAASTKAKFTSQRHGVLLITPESLEAQLCNRGTAVAALFERVAYFVIDELHAFIGSERGKQLQSLLHRIDTAIKRTTPRIGLSATLGDMNLAAEFLRPGGRAGVAMVVSKSEGGELRILLKGYEEPLVVQSKTFFVDDAKAADDDDEEPPEPKMPAAIATHLLKNLRGSNNLIFPNSRREVERYTYLLNRFCDEQQVPNEFWPHHGSLSKELRLETEAALKQKERPASAICTNTLELGIDIGAVKSVAQIGPPPSVASLRQRLGRSGRRKGEPAILRGYTIENALGGKSSLATDLRLNTVQTIAMISLLIEGWFEPPVVHGMHLSTLVQQVLSIIAQYGGATIGQLYGFLCAPGCPFSGVSKDEFVALIRHMGQKELLVQESSGLLLHGQLGEKFVNHYSFFAAFASEEEFRIVCGNRTLGTLPVSQMLAEGQRILFGGRTWKVKEVLEDEKMVVVEKARGGVAPAFSGGAGRTHSKVRQRMREVLEAGDSPAYLDPTAAQFLMEARQSYHRLGLHETAFLDLGSSVVVLAWLGDDVNEAIACLLRYHGFEAMLAGPFVEVQKSSREIAEIIQALKQGIQPECMADLFSERDNLQREKWDWALPASLLRKAYTSRYLDLAGMAAWAANLTAASA
- a CDS encoding type VI immunity family protein; the encoded protein is MEQTSLPRQLQRLQQYQGDLTGTMGTDDTVVIRPGLIATFFYEGGSTVAVRHKIVECFDYFYELFGAQLKGKFFSGEKFGQMTTAIYQRCRTKALELVDPDDALEWLITSEKTKDYAPSYQMGCLTIQRVHEEWGRKSFLKFALPAEILLSANGREQYQRLVAFIANKLNPVHGYGGFSSILPADYHQYMPYEYELAQRFIGLDVDTRAFVAGAFELQHHIKGANWLTILGDGFVQQLGGEAAIRAQLAAWPEITFSTYASGLMIQAGEYPDLGAPEDGAPIPYVAVNRAVKPVRTTEPGSLHYYLPQQNGFDEAESGSWYARFDNIPLPTPEPTVEHAAPGGRCEGGQPCPQSGFWWTPAKKGAERHFEQGEVMPDFPSSKYGDTIWYLDTV